One Rosa chinensis cultivar Old Blush chromosome 5, RchiOBHm-V2, whole genome shotgun sequence genomic region harbors:
- the LOC112164560 gene encoding amino acid transporter AVT1I-like — MNSESTTPSTGQSSLWKATFNTTSVFLGIGIITLPYALSRGGWVSLLLCIVIAMMTCYTGMLLKACMDANPSLTTYLDIVERAFGNKWRIIASVFLNTELYLVALSLMIVESENLHKLFPTFSIKHGGGATIISGRKTFVLITACITLPTMLLTDLSILSYVSVMGVLSSLLIVGSLISIGISKVGFHTQGGQLWNMSGIPTAMSFYIFCFASHSVLPSIYVSMRHRQQFITVLMISFLLTTTTCLVIAVIGYLMYGGGVQSQITLNLPTSEAGAKVAIYTLLLIPITRFALLVTPVASSIEGHLPQKYQNRSLIQRAVRLVILASSTLLAYFFPYFETLVGILGSIFIVLASFLLPCACYIKLTHSFSAWSCKLVATLAIMVFGVLAGVLGTYTAIVDLVNH; from the exons ATGAACAGTGAAAGTACTACTCCTTCGACGGGCCAATCCAGCCTTTGGAAAGCTACGTTTAATACAACTAGTGTGTTTTTAG GGATAGGCATTATTACTCTACCGTACGCACTCTCCAGAGGAGGGTGGGTATCGCTCCTTCTTTGCATTGTCATCGCCATGATGACATGCTATACTGGTATGCTACTAAAAGCATGCATGGATGCGAACCCATCATTAACCACGTACCTCGATATTGTCGAACGAGCATTTGGCAATAAATGGAGGATTATAGCTTCCGTGTTTTTAAACACGGAACTATACTTAGTCGCTCTCAGCTTGATGATAGTCGAAAGTGAAAATTTACACAAATTATTCCCCACGTTTTCCATTAAGCATGGCGGCGGGGCAACAATAATTAGTGGTAGAAAGACTTTTGTCTTAATTACCGCTTGCATTACTTTACCGACAATGCTGCTCACGGATTTGAGCATATTGTCGTACGTGTCGGTGATGGGAgttctttcttctctccttATCGTGGGATCGCTCATATCCATCGGAATATCAAAAGTTGGCTTTCACACACAAGGGGGTCAGCTGTGGAACATGAGTGGAATCCCAACCGCTATGAGTTTCTATATTTTCTGCTTCGCGAGCCACTCGGTTCTACCTTCCATTTATGTGTCTATGAGACATCGACAACAGTTCATTACG GTGTTGATGATTAGCTTTCTTCTCACCACCACGACTTGCTTGGTTATAGCTGTGATTGGCTATCTTATGTATGGAGGAGGAGTGCAATCTCAGATAACCCTCAACCTCCCCACCTCAGAAGCAGGTGCGAAAGTCGCTATTTATACATTACTATTAATACCGATTACCCGCTTTGCATTGTTGGTTACCCCTGTAGCTTCGTCTATTGAGGGTCACCTCCCTCAGAAGTACCAAAATAGGAGTTTAATTCAGAGAGCTGTTAGGCTAGTAATTTTGGCTAGCAGTACCTTATTAGCTTATTTCTTTCCCTATTTTGAGACCCTAGTGGGCATACTAGGATCCATTTTTATTGTATTAGCATCTTTTTTATTGCCTTGTGCATGCTACATCAAGCTTACTCATAGTTTTAGTGCATGGAGCTGCAAGTTAGTAGCCACTTTAGCTATAATGGTGTTTGGTGTTCTTGCTGGAGTTCTAGGCACATATACAGCCATTGTTGATCTTGTAAACCATTAA
- the LOC121049575 gene encoding uncharacterized protein LOC121049575 yields MVAQNVSTSASTASTSTGSIQNMASPSTAPIQQASSVPAVPPGFTLVSSQTQYILISAMPYGVSSFNAFDPNMPMTGFLAGRGTPRFNGGRNNYASNGNNGLNFLGRGNAGFPNNNAGLLNNNAGFRNPIIYQIYGENGHVARTCRSISNVLNQQQGIFNQNSGGCQVCGRFNHTAERCYHIIGFPNQQPQTSTQAMTPQQNGMMAGNAGMMLGNAMLAAATQAPQYWLADTGATNHMTNEVQLLNNVAPYPHTDAVQVGQ; encoded by the coding sequence ATGGTTGCTCAAAATGTCTCTACTTCTGCATCAACTGCTAGCACATCTACTGGTTCTATTCAGAATATGGCATCTCCTTCAACTGCTCCTATTCAACAAGCCTCATCAGTTCCTGCAGTTCCTCCTGGCTTCACACTAGTTTCATCCCAAACTCAGTACATCCTAATTTCAGCTATGCCATATGGTGTTTCATCATTCAATGCTTTTGATCCCAATATGCCTATGACTGGCTTTCTTGCTGGACGAGGAACTCCAAGGTTTAATGGTGGTAGGAACAACTATGCTTCCAATGGCAACAATGGTCTCAATTTTCTTGGCAGAGGCAATGCTGGCTTTCCCAACAACAATGCAGGTCTTCTCAATAATAATGCAGGCTTCAGGAATCCCATCATCTACCAGATCTATGGGGAAAATGGCCATGTAGCTAGAACTTGCAGGTCTATATCCAATGTCCTCAATCAACAACAAGGAATCTTCAATCAGAATTCAGGTGGTTGTCAAGTCTGTGGCAGGTTCAATCACACTGCAGAAAGGTGCTACCATATCATAGGCTTTCCAAATCAGCAGCCCCAAACCTCAACTCAGGCAATGACACCTCAACAAAATGGAATGATGGCTGGAAATGCAGGAATGATGCTTGGAAATGCAATGCTGGCTGCTGCAACTCAAGCTCCTCAATACTGGTTAGCAGACACAGGTGCCACTAATCACATGACCAATGAAGTTCAGCTGCTCAACAATGTTGCTCCTTACCCACATACAGATGCAGTTCAAGTTGGCCAGTAA